The proteins below are encoded in one region of Knoellia sp. S7-12:
- a CDS encoding AraC family transcriptional regulator — translation MEYEEWPAPPGLERLVSRMWFLEVPRVRRFEKILPLPFVHLIINLSDPYAVVDRSGTATQVGGAFISGIQTEYLVIEQPPLIRHLGVELLPAGLGAVTDVGGPQIAGRVQDARLLVPGLSELIDDLVVGFSELDKCRTSDLALDRMTTLLLSRHAARSSGSPLPDPLVASALASLEENPSRPINALAVGVSQRTLLARFRAATGMSPKTYAQVLRFHRLVTALATSSSVGGRMGHAASVPGTGMEFGWADVATGSGYYDQPHVIRAFRRFCGWTPTEYIRRVDEFGPDAALFVPLDEVPRDSDATTKATTRGVP, via the coding sequence GTGGAGTACGAGGAGTGGCCCGCTCCGCCCGGGCTGGAGCGGCTCGTCTCGCGGATGTGGTTCCTCGAAGTGCCACGAGTCCGCCGGTTCGAGAAGATCCTGCCCCTGCCGTTCGTCCACCTCATCATCAATCTGTCCGATCCGTATGCCGTCGTCGACCGATCGGGGACTGCGACCCAGGTCGGCGGCGCCTTCATCTCCGGTATTCAGACGGAGTACCTCGTCATCGAGCAACCGCCGCTCATCCGCCACCTCGGCGTGGAGCTCCTGCCGGCCGGGCTGGGTGCGGTCACCGACGTCGGCGGGCCGCAGATTGCCGGGCGGGTGCAGGACGCGCGGCTGCTCGTGCCCGGTCTCAGCGAGCTCATCGACGACCTCGTGGTTGGGTTCAGTGAGCTCGACAAATGCCGCACATCGGACCTGGCGCTGGACCGGATGACGACCCTCCTGCTGTCGCGGCATGCGGCGCGGTCGAGCGGATCACCCCTTCCCGACCCGCTGGTCGCTTCGGCTCTCGCGTCGCTGGAGGAGAACCCGAGTCGTCCGATCAACGCCTTGGCCGTCGGGGTGTCGCAGCGAACCCTGCTGGCTCGATTCCGCGCGGCCACCGGCATGTCACCCAAGACCTACGCGCAGGTGCTCAGGTTCCACCGGCTCGTGACAGCTCTTGCCACCTCCTCGAGTGTCGGAGGCAGGATGGGCCATGCCGCGAGCGTCCCTGGGACCGGCATGGAGTTTGGGTGGGCCGACGTGGCGACCGGGTCCGGCTACTACGACCAGCCGCACGTCATCCGCGCGTTCCGTCGGTTCTGTGGCTGGACACCGACCGAGTACATCCGTCGGGTTGATGAGTTCGGCCCTGACGCAGCGCTGTTCGTCCCACTCGACGAGGTCCCGCGCGACAGTGACGCGACGACGAAGGCGACGACCCGGGGCGTGCCCTGA
- a CDS encoding DUF4287 domain-containing protein: MNVDAATQTMIDNLPPKTGRSLEQWFTVLDDAGLAKHGEAMALLKTEHGVSHGFANLVVLLHRDRAAGAPSSDELVDAQYAGTKRALRPILDRLVEASKTFGDDVEIAPKKTSVSLRRSKQFALVEAPSAKRVRLGLNLRDAEPTDRLVAAGGMCTHRVDIADQSEVDAELLDWMRRAYEGA, from the coding sequence ATGAACGTGGACGCTGCGACGCAGACGATGATCGACAACCTTCCTCCCAAGACTGGCAGGTCCCTCGAGCAGTGGTTCACGGTGCTCGACGACGCAGGCTTGGCGAAACACGGCGAGGCGATGGCCCTGCTCAAGACCGAGCACGGCGTCTCCCACGGCTTTGCCAACCTCGTCGTGTTATTGCACCGCGACCGGGCAGCGGGTGCCCCATCGTCCGATGAGCTCGTCGACGCGCAGTATGCCGGCACGAAGCGCGCCCTGCGCCCGATCCTCGACCGGCTGGTGGAGGCATCGAAGACGTTCGGCGACGACGTCGAGATCGCACCGAAGAAGACAAGTGTGTCGCTGCGGCGCTCGAAGCAGTTCGCACTCGTGGAGGCGCCCAGCGCCAAGCGCGTCCGACTCGGCCTCAACCTGCGTGATGCAGAGCCCACCGACCGGCTCGTGGCGGCCGGTGGCATGTGCACCCACCGTGTCGACATCGCCGACCAGTCCGAGGTGGACGCCGAGCTGCTCGACTGGATGCGCCGGGCCTACGAGGGAGCCTGA
- a CDS encoding histidine kinase produces the protein MSRRNWAFDIAVALCVGVLGQLEAWLGFGETHRQGPLWAQALLYAVTAVLLVARRVRPLAVLATMAVASVVEFAVFGSPEGNAVALAPVIATYTAARYLERKQALVGLGLGTLLVAGWTTFDPMNHNWTDRLSAMAWLAPTIIAWLLGTVARVTSLNRDQRRTMAKQRASRAVAEERNRIARELHDVIGHSVSVMTVQASAVRRRLQPDQAVERQALETVEATGRQALAEMRRMVGVLREGSGGSDDAPDLEPPAGLAQVGRLAESFRSAGLPVSVTVNGAGRELAPGLDLTAYRLVQEGLTNTLRHARSPQRAEVSISYGHRVIELAVRDDGVDAATPNGVGNGLTGMRERVAVYGGSLVARPRSEGGFELVATLPLESA, from the coding sequence GTGAGCCGCCGCAACTGGGCCTTCGATATCGCTGTGGCGCTGTGTGTCGGCGTCCTCGGCCAGCTCGAGGCGTGGCTGGGTTTCGGGGAGACCCACCGGCAGGGCCCGCTCTGGGCACAAGCCCTGTTGTATGCCGTGACGGCCGTTCTGCTCGTCGCCCGCCGAGTGCGTCCGCTCGCGGTTCTCGCGACGATGGCTGTGGCGTCGGTCGTTGAATTCGCCGTATTCGGCTCTCCCGAGGGGAATGCCGTGGCGTTGGCCCCGGTGATCGCGACGTACACGGCTGCTCGCTACCTCGAGCGGAAGCAGGCGCTCGTCGGGCTGGGTCTCGGCACGCTTTTGGTGGCCGGATGGACGACGTTCGACCCGATGAACCACAACTGGACCGACCGACTCTCGGCCATGGCGTGGCTCGCGCCGACGATCATCGCGTGGCTGCTTGGAACCGTCGCACGCGTCACGAGCCTCAATCGGGACCAGCGCCGGACCATGGCCAAGCAGAGGGCCTCCCGTGCCGTCGCCGAGGAACGCAACCGGATCGCGCGCGAGCTCCACGACGTCATCGGTCACAGCGTCTCGGTGATGACCGTCCAGGCCTCGGCGGTGCGTCGGCGGTTGCAGCCCGATCAGGCCGTCGAGCGACAGGCCCTCGAGACGGTCGAGGCGACGGGACGTCAAGCGCTGGCTGAGATGCGGCGGATGGTCGGGGTGCTGCGGGAGGGATCCGGCGGTTCTGATGACGCGCCGGATCTCGAGCCACCTGCCGGGCTGGCCCAGGTCGGCCGGCTCGCCGAGTCGTTCCGTTCGGCCGGGTTGCCGGTGTCTGTGACGGTGAATGGAGCGGGACGTGAGCTGGCGCCGGGTCTGGACCTCACGGCATACCGGCTCGTCCAGGAGGGACTGACGAACACGCTCCGACACGCGCGTTCACCGCAGCGGGCCGAGGTGTCCATCTCATATGGCCACAGGGTGATCGAGCTCGCCGTGCGCGACGACGGTGTGGATGCCGCGACGCCGAACGGTGTCGGCAACGGGCTCACGGGGATGCGTGAACGCGTTGCGGTGTATGGCGGTTCGCTCGTCGCGCGGCCTCGGAGTGAGGGCGGGTTCGAGCTCGTCGCGACCCTTCCCCTGGAGTCGGCATGA
- a CDS encoding response regulator transcription factor — protein MSADPVVGQPIRVLVVDDQALVRAGFRMILEIEPDLDVVGEAADGEAAVAMAAEVSPDVVLMDVRMPGVDGIEATRRLVGGAQDGGPRVVMLTTFDMDKYVYAALQAGASGFLLKDVQPELLVAGIRAVHAGESLLAPTVTRRMIESFIDRGPSVAVDSAAAQRLSSLTAREREVLALVARGLSNAEIAGELFVSETTVKTHVGRVLMKIGVRDRVQAVIFAYESGVTIRAT, from the coding sequence ATGAGTGCGGATCCGGTTGTGGGACAGCCCATCCGGGTGCTCGTCGTCGACGACCAGGCGCTGGTGCGCGCAGGCTTCCGGATGATCCTCGAGATCGAGCCCGACCTCGACGTCGTCGGCGAAGCGGCGGATGGTGAGGCTGCGGTCGCGATGGCCGCCGAGGTCTCACCGGACGTCGTGCTGATGGACGTGCGTATGCCGGGTGTCGACGGGATCGAGGCGACGCGTCGGTTGGTGGGTGGCGCTCAGGACGGTGGTCCACGCGTCGTCATGCTGACGACGTTCGACATGGACAAATACGTGTATGCCGCGCTGCAGGCGGGCGCGAGCGGGTTCCTCCTCAAGGACGTGCAGCCGGAGTTGCTCGTCGCGGGGATCCGGGCGGTGCACGCTGGCGAGTCACTGCTCGCGCCGACAGTGACGCGGCGCATGATCGAGTCGTTCATCGATCGAGGACCTAGCGTCGCGGTGGATTCGGCTGCGGCACAGCGCCTTTCGTCGCTCACCGCACGGGAGCGAGAGGTGCTAGCGCTGGTGGCGCGTGGATTGTCCAACGCTGAAATCGCTGGCGAGCTGTTCGTGTCGGAGACGACGGTGAAGACCCACGTGGGACGGGTGCTGATGAAGATCGGCGTGCGCGACCGGGTGCAGGCCGTGATTTTCGCCTACGAGTCCGGCGTCACCATCCGCGCCACCTGA
- a CDS encoding VOC family protein yields MTLDSPELREAVQPDPQNASARPAFAGIDHVALTVTDLDVSQRFYTEVLDFVVVMDVGTGRICMHPGTGFVLALLTHEGSRHEPFSELHVGADHLGLTAASREDLEAWEAHFAAHDVPYTPIRDETFGSHLNFRDPDNIALEFTSSNELMVAAQTAMKAAPMTADDIAAFVAENVSPDFVAGQVARMVTPDS; encoded by the coding sequence ATGACACTCGACAGTCCCGAACTGCGGGAGGCCGTCCAGCCAGATCCGCAGAACGCCTCTGCGCGACCTGCCTTCGCCGGCATCGACCACGTGGCACTCACCGTCACCGATCTCGATGTGAGCCAACGCTTCTACACCGAGGTCCTGGACTTCGTGGTCGTCATGGACGTCGGCACAGGACGCATCTGCATGCACCCCGGGACCGGATTTGTCCTCGCACTCTTGACGCACGAGGGAAGTCGCCACGAGCCGTTCTCCGAGCTGCACGTCGGGGCGGACCACCTCGGGCTGACGGCGGCCTCACGAGAGGACCTGGAGGCGTGGGAGGCCCACTTCGCTGCCCACGACGTCCCCTACACGCCGATTCGCGACGAGACGTTCGGATCCCACCTGAACTTCCGCGACCCCGACAACATCGCGCTCGAGTTCACGTCGTCGAACGAACTCATGGTCGCGGCCCAGACCGCCATGAAGGCAGCACCGATGACGGCCGACGACATCGCGGCCTTCGTTGCCGAGAACGTCAGCCCGGACTTCGTGGCAGGTCAGGTGGCGCGGATGGTGACGCCGGACTCGTAG
- a CDS encoding AAA family ATPase — protein MTSLEPPSADRVPRQRRAEGPHFAWGKSLNLVGRDDEIAAMQEALDGALAGMTRSLVITGDPGQGKTALLDEAERRATGFRIVRVRGSESDRAFSYAGLLQALGPLQGRLAQVPKRQADALAFALGWSPQVVDSEPFLIAAATLSLLAAEAEHQPVAVLVDDAHLVDRESATALSFAARRMGEDPICFVWATRNEPTAADLLSGLPTVALAGLTGEAAADLVAERVTGRVEPRVAQQLAADTGGNPLGILEVATRLTDAQLLGSAPLPERLPVGDRLRTEYARLIAGLTQPSKFVLLLCALDNSGSVGSMRSTLATTDGWATNLDGLVDRGILVQDTTDVRFRHPLLRTAVLAMATSSQTRKAHLTLAQSRAERGDPRSAAWHRAEASLGPDPALAADLTAIASEDRRRKGYAAASAALERASSLTSDATEAAALLAAAAEDAFVAGDLERTRRVARSLLDRAQDPEVRGRALSTLGTLELVTGSVPLAAEMLTSAADGLSGTALIRTLADLGMAQFRLSEFDAIVVTAERMAAAADSEDPEQQMLTDFIGSIAAAAVGDLTTSRLRVEQVIARIADPPLRDDPRSLVYLALAAGFAGDVAPIFALGEHLLALARERGAFGVLVPSLALTAAGRAWVGDNAGAFADAGEAVELGMQLGYAVDVASACGTVAWQSAARGLHQEAVEAIDLGRTLTDRAGTTASAAHLAITEAFCALSRGDAERAIAVLEGRLAADGGIGSSGEPLGVAPDLVEAYVATGQRDRAVALAEQFADATPPEAPSLAHALVARTRGLAAQDDAESAQAFEDALRAHAEAIAPFETARTRLAYGVRLRRGGQRVLARIQLEQAREAFVAMDLTAWASRASDELAASGVRARKRELTATEPLTSQEVRAALHAARGLTNKEIAAALFLSPKTVERHLSSVYRKRGLRSRAELAAAFAEGTFGAE, from the coding sequence ATGACTTCATTGGAGCCTCCTTCTGCGGATCGGGTTCCTCGCCAGCGTCGCGCCGAGGGGCCTCACTTCGCGTGGGGGAAATCCCTCAACCTCGTCGGTCGCGACGACGAGATCGCCGCCATGCAGGAAGCACTGGATGGTGCTCTCGCTGGAATGACGCGGTCGCTCGTGATCACGGGCGATCCGGGCCAAGGGAAGACGGCTCTCCTGGACGAGGCCGAACGCAGGGCCACGGGATTCCGGATCGTCAGGGTGCGCGGCAGCGAATCCGACAGGGCCTTTTCGTATGCCGGACTCCTCCAGGCACTCGGTCCCCTCCAGGGTCGCTTGGCCCAAGTGCCAAAGCGCCAGGCCGACGCGCTTGCCTTCGCCCTCGGGTGGAGCCCTCAGGTTGTCGACTCCGAACCGTTCCTGATCGCTGCAGCCACTTTGTCCCTTCTCGCTGCAGAGGCAGAGCATCAGCCGGTTGCAGTGCTTGTCGACGACGCGCATTTGGTGGACCGCGAATCCGCAACCGCGCTCTCCTTCGCGGCTCGCCGGATGGGTGAGGATCCGATCTGTTTTGTGTGGGCAACCCGGAACGAACCAACTGCCGCCGATCTCCTGAGCGGGCTGCCCACGGTTGCCCTGGCGGGGCTGACGGGCGAGGCAGCCGCGGATCTGGTGGCCGAGCGCGTCACGGGTCGCGTCGAGCCGCGGGTCGCCCAGCAGCTCGCGGCAGACACTGGGGGAAATCCACTGGGCATCCTTGAGGTGGCCACCCGGTTGACCGATGCTCAGCTTCTTGGTTCGGCCCCGCTTCCCGAACGACTTCCCGTGGGGGATCGGCTGCGCACCGAGTACGCCCGTCTGATCGCGGGACTGACTCAACCCAGCAAGTTCGTGCTGCTCCTGTGTGCCCTGGACAACTCCGGGTCGGTGGGGTCGATGAGGTCGACTCTCGCCACCACGGACGGGTGGGCGACCAATCTCGACGGCCTGGTGGATCGCGGCATCCTGGTCCAGGACACCACCGACGTCCGGTTCCGGCATCCGTTGCTCCGCACCGCAGTCCTGGCCATGGCGACCTCGTCCCAGACACGGAAGGCCCATCTCACACTTGCGCAGTCGCGAGCAGAAAGGGGTGATCCGCGCAGCGCCGCGTGGCACCGCGCCGAAGCCTCGCTCGGTCCCGATCCGGCACTCGCTGCGGACCTGACCGCGATCGCGTCCGAGGACCGGCGGCGCAAGGGCTACGCAGCAGCCTCCGCAGCACTGGAACGGGCCTCATCCCTGACCTCGGACGCTACCGAGGCGGCAGCACTGCTGGCCGCCGCCGCCGAGGACGCCTTCGTCGCCGGAGACCTCGAACGCACCCGTCGCGTCGCGCGTTCGCTCCTGGATCGGGCGCAGGACCCAGAGGTCCGAGGCCGCGCGCTGAGCACGTTGGGAACCCTCGAACTGGTGACAGGCTCGGTGCCACTTGCCGCGGAGATGTTGACCTCTGCGGCCGACGGGTTGAGCGGAACTGCGCTGATCCGGACGCTGGCCGACTTGGGGATGGCACAGTTCCGGCTCAGCGAGTTCGACGCCATCGTCGTCACGGCCGAGCGGATGGCTGCGGCCGCGGACAGTGAAGACCCGGAACAGCAGATGCTGACCGACTTCATCGGCAGCATCGCGGCGGCTGCGGTCGGCGACCTGACGACGTCCCGGCTCCGGGTCGAGCAGGTGATCGCCCGAATAGCCGATCCGCCGTTGCGCGACGATCCGCGATCGCTGGTGTACCTCGCCCTCGCCGCCGGCTTCGCTGGCGACGTTGCCCCGATCTTCGCCTTGGGTGAGCACCTCCTCGCCCTCGCCCGGGAGCGGGGAGCATTCGGTGTGCTGGTGCCGTCCTTGGCGTTGACAGCAGCCGGTCGCGCGTGGGTGGGCGACAACGCTGGCGCCTTCGCCGATGCCGGCGAAGCGGTGGAGCTGGGCATGCAACTCGGGTATGCCGTGGACGTGGCCAGCGCGTGCGGGACCGTGGCCTGGCAGTCTGCGGCGCGGGGTCTCCACCAGGAAGCCGTCGAAGCCATTGACCTCGGCCGGACACTGACCGACCGGGCAGGCACCACCGCAAGCGCGGCGCACCTCGCGATCACTGAGGCTTTCTGTGCCCTGAGCCGCGGCGACGCAGAGCGAGCCATCGCCGTGCTCGAAGGGCGCCTCGCCGCCGACGGAGGCATCGGCAGCTCAGGAGAACCACTTGGCGTCGCTCCCGACCTGGTCGAGGCGTATGTCGCCACCGGACAACGGGACCGAGCGGTCGCCCTCGCTGAGCAGTTCGCCGACGCGACCCCACCGGAAGCACCGAGCCTTGCCCATGCACTTGTCGCACGAACCCGTGGTCTGGCCGCTCAGGACGACGCCGAGTCGGCTCAGGCGTTCGAGGATGCGTTGCGCGCGCACGCCGAGGCGATTGCCCCCTTCGAGACGGCCAGGACGAGGCTCGCCTACGGCGTGAGACTGCGGCGCGGCGGCCAGCGCGTACTGGCCCGCATCCAACTCGAGCAGGCCCGGGAGGCCTTCGTGGCAATGGATCTGACGGCTTGGGCGTCGCGGGCGTCAGACGAACTCGCGGCCTCCGGCGTGCGGGCACGCAAACGCGAGCTGACCGCAACCGAACCACTCACCTCGCAGGAAGTCCGTGCTGCGCTGCACGCAGCCCGCGGACTGACAAACAAGGAGATTGCCGCTGCCCTGTTCCTCAGCCCGAAGACCGTGGAACGGCACCTGAGCAGCGTCTATCGCAAACGTGGACTTCGCTCTCGTGCCGAACTCGCCGCGGCGTTCGCTGAGGGCACGTTCGGCGCCGAATGA
- a CDS encoding GNAT family N-acetyltransferase, with amino-acid sequence MTATFEFHVDSHLDDHWSAYLGGLVLRHVGDGTSMLTGVVADQSQLHGVLAGLRDVGAPLLAVRMVEEESNPLAGLAWPKRTERLALRPARAEDAEATWQFRRLDSVGSWQTYGPMELEAYQSRFCEPDRLGVTLVIELEGEVIGDLMLRVEDGWAQKEVVDEARGTQAELAWTLDPAYEGHGYATEAVRELIRICFAELGVRRIVATCFADNEASWRLMERVGMRRELHAVRDALHRSGEWLDTYGYALLGGAAPNGE; translated from the coding sequence ATGACAGCGACGTTTGAGTTCCACGTCGACAGCCACCTCGACGACCACTGGTCGGCCTACCTCGGCGGCCTTGTTCTGAGGCACGTCGGGGACGGGACGTCGATGCTGACGGGAGTCGTGGCCGACCAGTCGCAGCTGCACGGGGTCCTCGCGGGGTTGCGCGATGTCGGAGCGCCGCTGTTGGCTGTGCGCATGGTCGAGGAGGAGTCGAACCCGCTCGCCGGACTGGCGTGGCCGAAGCGCACCGAGCGCCTCGCCCTGCGCCCCGCCCGTGCCGAGGATGCCGAGGCGACATGGCAGTTCCGTCGCCTGGACTCCGTGGGCAGCTGGCAAACCTATGGGCCCATGGAGCTCGAGGCCTACCAATCGCGCTTCTGTGAGCCAGATCGTCTCGGCGTGACCCTGGTGATCGAACTCGAAGGGGAGGTCATCGGCGACCTCATGCTGCGGGTGGAGGACGGCTGGGCCCAGAAAGAGGTGGTGGACGAGGCGAGGGGCACCCAGGCTGAGCTCGCATGGACTCTGGACCCGGCATACGAGGGGCATGGTTACGCAACGGAAGCCGTGCGTGAGCTCATCCGAATCTGTTTCGCCGAGTTGGGCGTTCGCCGCATCGTCGCGACGTGCTTCGCCGACAACGAAGCTTCGTGGCGCCTCATGGAGCGGGTCGGGATGAGGCGTGAGCTGCACGCCGTGCGGGACGCCCTTCACCGTTCGGGTGAGTGGCTGGACACCTACGGCTACGCCCTGCTGGGAGGCGCCGCTCCGAACGGCGAATGA
- a CDS encoding DUF2306 domain-containing protein, with amino-acid sequence MSTRQRGWRAPTGLVALSVIPVLAGTARLVELGGGPAVLPSDARFTASPLPVVVHIICAAVYALLGSLQFVPGIRRRRPGWHRGAGRVLVVAGLGVALSALWLTLFFPPQPDSGPLLFVLRVGFGSAMVASLGLGLAAIRRGDVATHRVWMTRAYAIALAAGTQAFTEGIGGAVLGGSPLALDAARGAAWVINLAVAEWVIRRRPLGRARGRAAVVLVGERG; translated from the coding sequence ATGAGCACGCGGCAGCGGGGGTGGCGTGCTCCGACAGGGCTGGTGGCGCTCAGCGTCATCCCCGTGCTCGCCGGAACGGCACGACTCGTCGAGCTCGGCGGGGGACCGGCCGTCCTTCCCAGTGACGCCCGGTTCACCGCCTCCCCGCTGCCCGTGGTGGTCCACATCATCTGCGCCGCGGTCTATGCGCTGCTCGGCTCGCTCCAGTTCGTGCCCGGGATCCGCCGGCGGCGGCCGGGATGGCATCGCGGGGCCGGTCGTGTCCTCGTCGTTGCCGGGCTCGGCGTGGCGCTGTCGGCGCTGTGGCTGACGCTGTTCTTCCCGCCGCAGCCGGACTCCGGGCCGTTGCTGTTCGTCCTGCGCGTCGGGTTCGGCTCGGCGATGGTCGCCAGCCTCGGGTTGGGGCTGGCAGCGATTCGGCGAGGTGACGTGGCGACGCACCGGGTCTGGATGACCCGGGCCTATGCGATCGCGCTCGCCGCCGGAACGCAGGCGTTCACCGAGGGGATCGGGGGAGCCGTGCTCGGTGGCAGTCCGCTGGCCCTCGACGCCGCACGTGGTGCGGCTTGGGTCATCAACCTGGCGGTCGCCGAGTGGGTCATCCGGCGTCGGCCGCTGGGCCGGGCGCGGGGACGCGCGGCAGTCGTGCTCGTGGGGGAGCGGGGATGA
- a CDS encoding LuxR C-terminal-related transcriptional regulator yields the protein MSTRRPRLVLIAAPAGFGKTTLLSQWLADDAVNNPDTGVAWLSLDAEDNDPSRFLEHLVAALTTIDEFAEAGELVAAGQLSAEAVLTSVVNDLDLRPGNTVIALDDYHVIDNPDVQRAVAFLLEHLPQHVTIAIATRADPPLPLPRLRARGELVELRAADLRFTPDEASAFLADVMGLDLTDTQAAALAARTEGWPAGLQLAGLSLRGTDDADAFVDAFTGSHRFVLDYLVEEVLRHQPKTVRSFLLDTAVLSQLTGPLCDALTGRDDGASMIESLDRANLFIIPLDDQRHWYRYHHLFADALRARLTAQAPDRVPALHRAASDWYAVHGLPEDAVRHALAGDDPEQAAHLVERALPDIRRARRDGLLRDWLIALPDTVIRTSALLSTYRAHTRLIESDLEGVEAWLRHAEVALESNPPTPASDASAATHEELRTLPATIAIFRASAAQARGDTDASREYAREALAHCGPDDHMARGGALGFLGLGAFARGDLEEAVATFSEALQSLAAAGDVSDALGGTVVLGLMWLARGRPDEARRIFERALATAEQHRGAAIATVGDLHVGLAGVLIEQGDLDAAADHLATAATLGMSASLPENRFRWFVASSDLHRAQGDLAVAIDLMDQAEQAYLPGFFPDVRPIPAARARLHITQGRLDDGRAWAKDHRVRDVENPGYLDGYAQLTLVRLLLAEHCQHPSSTDDTQLDEALRRLDALEPEAIVGGRDGSVKEIRALRALVDTAVSGGVPSANWLPTEGEGSRGRERAAYPMSLGEGAPTVSEGLSEREVEVLRLLATALSGPDIARELFVSVNTLRTHTKHIFSKLGVNTRRGAVDRGRELELL from the coding sequence GTGTCGACGCGACGTCCGCGGTTGGTGCTGATCGCCGCACCCGCCGGGTTCGGCAAGACCACGCTTCTCAGCCAGTGGCTCGCCGATGACGCCGTCAACAACCCGGACACCGGCGTCGCGTGGCTCTCGCTCGACGCCGAAGACAACGACCCCAGCCGCTTCCTCGAACACCTCGTTGCCGCGTTGACGACTATCGACGAGTTTGCCGAGGCCGGCGAGCTCGTGGCGGCGGGACAGCTCTCCGCAGAGGCGGTCCTAACCAGCGTCGTCAACGACCTCGACCTCCGTCCCGGCAACACAGTCATCGCTCTCGACGACTACCACGTCATCGACAACCCGGACGTTCAGCGTGCAGTGGCCTTCCTCCTCGAGCACCTGCCGCAACATGTCACTATCGCCATCGCCACGCGTGCCGACCCTCCGCTCCCGCTGCCGCGGCTGCGCGCTCGCGGAGAGCTGGTCGAGCTGCGCGCGGCGGACCTGCGCTTCACCCCTGACGAGGCGTCCGCCTTCCTCGCGGACGTTATGGGCCTCGACCTCACCGACACCCAGGCCGCGGCGCTGGCCGCGCGCACCGAAGGGTGGCCCGCAGGTCTGCAGCTTGCAGGCCTGTCGCTGCGTGGGACCGATGACGCCGACGCCTTCGTCGACGCGTTCACTGGCAGCCACCGGTTTGTCCTCGACTACCTCGTCGAGGAGGTGCTGCGCCACCAACCCAAGACCGTGCGCAGCTTCCTCCTCGACACCGCCGTCCTGAGCCAGCTGACCGGACCGCTCTGCGACGCGCTCACCGGGCGCGACGACGGCGCCTCGATGATCGAGTCGCTCGACCGAGCCAACCTCTTCATCATTCCGCTCGACGACCAGAGGCACTGGTATCGCTACCACCACCTCTTCGCCGACGCCCTCCGTGCGCGCCTCACCGCCCAGGCGCCCGACCGGGTCCCAGCACTGCACCGCGCTGCAAGCGACTGGTATGCCGTGCACGGACTTCCCGAGGACGCCGTGCGTCACGCACTGGCCGGCGACGATCCAGAGCAGGCGGCGCACCTTGTCGAGCGAGCGCTGCCCGACATTCGCCGCGCCCGCCGCGACGGACTGCTCCGTGACTGGCTGATCGCCCTGCCGGACACCGTGATTCGGACGAGTGCGCTGCTCTCGACGTACCGCGCCCATACCCGTCTCATCGAGTCGGATCTGGAAGGCGTTGAGGCATGGCTCCGCCACGCTGAAGTCGCGCTCGAGAGCAACCCGCCGACCCCAGCGTCGGACGCCTCGGCCGCCACTCATGAGGAGCTACGCACGCTGCCGGCGACGATAGCGATCTTCCGAGCCTCGGCGGCCCAGGCACGCGGGGACACGGACGCGTCGCGGGAGTACGCCCGCGAGGCGTTGGCACACTGCGGGCCGGACGATCACATGGCGCGCGGTGGAGCGCTCGGCTTCCTCGGGCTCGGTGCCTTTGCCCGCGGTGACCTTGAGGAGGCGGTGGCAACGTTCTCCGAGGCGCTGCAGTCCCTCGCCGCGGCCGGTGACGTCTCCGACGCGCTCGGTGGGACCGTCGTCCTCGGGTTGATGTGGCTGGCCCGCGGCCGACCCGACGAAGCACGCCGAATCTTCGAGCGCGCGCTCGCAACCGCGGAGCAGCATCGGGGTGCCGCCATCGCCACCGTCGGGGACCTCCACGTCGGCCTCGCTGGTGTGCTGATCGAGCAGGGCGACCTCGATGCAGCCGCCGACCACCTCGCCACGGCGGCGACGCTGGGGATGTCAGCATCGTTGCCGGAGAACAGGTTTCGCTGGTTCGTCGCCTCGTCCGACCTGCACCGGGCTCAGGGCGACCTCGCCGTGGCCATCGACCTGATGGACCAGGCAGAGCAAGCCTATCTGCCCGGCTTCTTCCCGGACGTGCGACCCATCCCGGCAGCCCGGGCACGACTGCACATCACGCAAGGACGACTCGACGACGGTCGTGCATGGGCCAAGGACCATAGGGTGCGTGATGTCGAGAACCCCGGGTATCTCGACGGGTACGCCCAACTCACTCTCGTCCGACTCCTCCTTGCCGAGCACTGCCAGCACCCCTCCTCGACCGATGACACACAGCTCGACGAGGCGCTCCGCCGACTGGATGCCCTTGAGCCGGAGGCGATCGTCGGTGGCAGGGACGGAAGCGTCAAGGAGATCCGCGCCCTTCGCGCCCTGGTCGACACCGCAGTCAGTGGCGGGGTCCCGTCTGCGAACTGGCTGCCCACGGAAGGTGAGGGATCCCGGGGACGGGAGCGGGCGGCATACCCCATGTCGTTGGGGGAGGGGGCGCCCACGGTGAGCGAAGGGCTCAGCGAACGGGAGGTCGAGGTGCTCCGGCTGCTCGCGACCGCGCTGAGCGGACCGGACATCGCGCGCGAGCTGTTCGTGTCTGTCAACACGCTGCGCACGCACACGAAGCACATCTTCAGCAAGCTCGGCGTCAACACCCGACGGGGTGCGGTGGACCGCGGGCGCGAGCTCGAACTCCTCTGA